The nucleotide sequence ACCAAATTCTGCAACAAGCCGGCACATCAATATTGGCCCAAGCCAACCAGTCGACTCAGTCGGTGTTGTCTTTGCTCCAATAAGCCGTTCGGCGACTGACGACGAAGCAGCCTAGGGGCTGCTTTTTTTTTGGCTCAAATATGGGCCTGAACAAAGCGCTCAACCCACCCATAAAACTAAGTATTAAATTCATATTTTAACGCAAATTGACCATTAAATTGGGCGCACGCCTAAACCTTCGGATTCTGCCGCCGTTAGCCCCCTTGTAACAGCAACGATCAAACAGTGCAGAAAGGCCCAATACTGGGTTGTCTGCGGGTTCAGGGGATTAAAGATGGCTCTATATATCGGCACCAACACATCCAGCATGGCGGCGCAGCGTTCGCTGATTTCATCGCAATCTAACTTGCGAACCAACTTCGAGCGCTTGTCGTCGGGCAGTCGCATTAACAGCGCCGCCGACGATGCCGCGGGTCTATCAATCGCCAGCCGACTAAAGGCCCAGGCCAGCGGTTTGCAGGTCGCTCAAAAGACCGCTGCGAACGGCATCAGCCTGGTTGAAACCGCCGACGCGGCATTGGGTACGATGACTGATTTGCTGACGCGTGCTCGCGACCTCGTTCTTCAATACAGCGACGGGACTCTGAGTACCAGCGATAAAGCGGCGATTGAATCGGAGCTTGGGGACATCAATACCGAGCTCACACGAGTTTACGAGAAATCCGAGTTTGCCGGCGTAAATCTACTTAACGGTGCGGGCACTGGGATTGGCGCGGCTGCCGGCGTCAACGTAACCGTCGATTCGGCGGGAACGACTGTGGCCGTAAAGCTGGAGACCGCATTTAAAGGGATGCTGTTCGGTAGCACTGACACAATAGATAAAGATAGCACTGTCACGGAAATTGACACATTGATCACCGAGGTCAATGCGCAACGCGCAGGTTTTGGCGCATTAGCCAACACATTTCAGTCGGCGATCGAGAACCTGGCGGCAGTTGAGCAGGGCGTATCCGCCGCAGCCGGCCGCATCATGGACACTGATTTTGCCCGCGAATCCGCAGAGCTGGCCAAAAATCAGATTCTGCAGCAAGCCGGCACGTCGATCTTAGCCCAGGCCAACCAGTCCTCGCAGGCCGTGTTGAGCTTGCTCCAGTAATCAGACCCAACCTTTTATGCGCCAAGCGCGAGTAATCGCACAGGCTCAAGGAGCACATCATGGCCCTTCAAATAGGCACCAATTCGTCAAGCTTGGCCGCCCAGCGCAGCTTGATTACGTCTCAATCTAACTTACAAACCAGTTTCGAACGGTTATCGTCGGGTAGCCGCATTAATAGTGCAGCCGACGATGCCGCCGGCCTGTCGATCGCCAGCCGCCTAAAGGCCCAAGCCAGCGGTTTACAGGTCGCTCAGCGCAACGCGGCTAACGGCAT is from Litorivicinus lipolyticus and encodes:
- a CDS encoding flagellin N-terminal helical domain-containing protein, translating into MALYIGTNTSSMAAQRSLISSQSNLRTNFERLSSGSRINSAADDAAGLSIASRLKAQASGLQVAQKTAANGISLVETADAALGTMTDLLTRARDLVLQYSDGTLSTSDKAAIESELGDINTELTRVYEKSEFAGVNLLNGAGTGIGAAAGVNVTVDSAGTTVAVKLETAFKGMLFGSTDTIDKDSTVTEIDTLITEVNAQRAGFGALANTFQSAIENLAAVEQGVSAAAGRIMDTDFARESAELAKNQILQQAGTSILAQANQSSQAVLSLLQ